The nucleotide window TCGGTAATGAATGCTTCAGTAATGCATCTTTCtctgtgtgtgggggggggggaggggggagggtgTATGAAAAGGAATTGTGGGACAGGTAGTGTCAATATTGTAAAGAAACGAGCCTGGTCATTGAAACACCATGGGAAACAAGATTTGATTTTGCTAGAGCCAGAAGTTTCAAAGGGAAGGACAGAAATgaacagatttacaagggaCTGCAGTATTTGAGTTAAGACTACCACAAAGTATTATGTTCTTAAAATTCAGACAGTGTCTTGAATGGTGTGTCTAATGTGGGCTTTTACGGAAGATGTATGCcaagaaatattaaattaagcaaataaaaatggaaattcttaATATTTACTTTATTCTTGGCAAGAGATGttgcaaacattttcttctggGAGAGATGTCAAGATTCATAACTGATTACAAAaagatcaaaagaaaatatgggGACAGTAGTTGCATAACACCTAGAAGAGGTTTCATGTATAACTCACTAGTGTATTCTTGATGGTCTTGTTTACTGTAGTTTTATACATGTATatgatattttatatattttatgtagaTGGTAAGCAAGATTTTGAGCCAAATTCTTCAACAAGGAAGTCCAGGTGTGTGGCAGACTGATAGCTTTCTAAGAAACCTGTGCATGAATCTTGTCAGCTTATATTCATTCTCCTCAGAAACAGGAGGCTGTGGTCACTCACCAGAAGATATGAACAGTGCAGTGGAATGTGCATTTCTGTGAAGATGGAAGATTCTAAAGTTTCCCTGACTTCCCTGGTTCAGTGTGGAATAGAATAGACACACTGTGCTGTGCATTCTTCCCTTTGCATGGGAAGTGAAGGCACAGAGACACTCAGAAATGGTTTTCTACCACGTGTATCTAGACTTGACAGTCTGCTATATTCCAGGGGTAGCAATGTTCATGGGCTAGTGGGCTTGGCAATCTGCAGATGGAGCAAGTCTTTTGAAGTCTCATGAAAAGTTGTGAGgatagaagaaaatgaagaacacACAGCATATGCTGTCCTCCACATGCCATTTTGTTCCCTTATTTTGATCcatcttctcttctttctcctctttgagACATCCTCAAGTTCAGGCATTTCAAGATCTGAAAGCAAAAGATGCAGTGCAGTGATACAACCAGTTCCTAGGTGCTATAAGCTGTTCTGGCTACTGTCCTAAAAATTGCAATAAAGATGCTCAAAAGCAAAAGTTTCAGCAGGCTTTTTCAatgaagacaagaaaaatacaccaaaagCAAGTGTTCCTTgctaaaaccaaaatttttgCAGCTTTGCATTTTGGAAATACTCAGACCTCTGTTCTCCATCACAACTTAATGGCCATAGGGAATCTAAAAAGGCTTTGTCCAACCCATTCCAAAGTAAATGatgaaataaataagcaaataaataaaataataatctaACGAGCCACAGATGCTTAAACTTGCTTCAACTGCAATTCAAACAAAGTCTTTGTGCTGTGGAGTGTTTTAAAGCTTTGCATAGTCATTCCATTTCTCAATGGCTGTTCTTGTGGTAGGGCCAGGCAAGTACTTTTCTCCTTAGGCCCTCTCTCTCAATTCTCCACTGTTTTATATAAAAGAACTTTAATGACTGTGCCTGGATAGCTCTTCTTTATCCAACCAAACATCAGACTTCACAGAATGGTTTATGCTTTTATTAAGTTGCTTTACAGCTTTCTCACTAAGACACTTCTCACTGGGGctaacaaaacaaataaaatgtggTCAAATGTGGAACTCCTGAGCCAAGTCAGAGCATTGCTTTTCCTCTCAGTagtcaaaattttaaaattatgcatcCAGACATTCTAAAAAGAgatagattttaaatatttatgtatcaAAAAGCAAGTGTGCTGTAGTAATGTAATTCAGAACAGCTAAGGGTTTAAACAATGAGACAATTGTACAGTATTGTACAACTACTAAAATAGACCAGGGGacaaaaaatagacaaaatgttcaaaacattttttttgtgatttaataCTTTTTACTTAAGCAGATGGTAGTAAAAATCACTGTTTGACAGGAGATACCATTGCAGTTTAGTAAACAGAACTATATTATCATTTTAGGGGATTTTGATTTGGGCCTTTTTTCTGATTAttgagttattttattttattttattttattttattttattttccattacatTCAAGAAGTACCATATTCCACAAATATCCTTATTAAAGAGGTTGTCCAGAGTTTCATTTCTATTAAGACATCCTCTGTATTCCTTTGTGGTTGTAAAGAAGTATTAAGAAGCCCTGAACTTCAGGTAATGTAACATCACCTCTTTTCACTTTTCATGTCAAACCAAAGGGAggtaagaaaatgcaaattccCAAAATGGAGTTACAGTCCAGTGGTTGTAAAGATTTCTCTCAGCAATAAGTAGAGACTACTTATTTTCATGGCATGTTGTTCAATAAgccttaattaaaaattaagtgtaTTTTCTTGTCATGGAAGTACTGAGTGAGATAGATGTTCGAATATTAACTCAGTGGTAGGCAATATCTCTTGTAAATCACACTTTTCTAGTGTGTCAGTCCACATAACTCACAGAAGGAGTGAGCTGAAAGGCTGGATGTCTTTCAAAAATATGCATGGGCAGGCTTTTTGTTGTGGGGGCGACGTTCAGGCAAAATTAGCAAATCCAGTGACAGAATGTCTGCTTAGCTCATAAATCTCTAGAGAATTTTCAGGTTTAGCCTGGAGTGATGTTTATATGTATGTCAATGAACTTAAAATCAAAGCCTCTTGCCTGGCCTCCGGGAAAGGAAATGCATCATGCGAATAGGATACCTTCCAACTCTAAGGATTCCTTATAATTTTCAACTGAACACCTCCAGGTTAATACTGTAGCAACAAGACTCTCACAGTGGAATGTATTGAACAGTCCTTTCTTGATTAATGTTGTACTTCTTCAGGAAGGATATAAAGGTCAAGGTTAGAAGGACTAAAGTGATTTACTAGCAGAAATCTGTTAGGTATTTTGAAGGCTGTTATTCAAATGTCTGCTTTATTTCCAAACAAATGACTGAGCTTGGATTGGGTTATTTTGATTCCAAGGCTGCTGGAAAGGCGAGAGCAGCAGATTTGTTACTATTATTAAATAACTGAATAAATAAACTTGTTAAGGGCCTTTCTAGTCTAGATTGCAAATGTCAGGCCCTTATGACTTCCACAGTTGATAAATTTCTTAATGACACATACTATCTACCACTGCCTCTAAGAAGTGTGCCTCTAAGTGCCTCCATGCTATCAAAACAATCAGCATCTGGCTAAGTTTGTTTCTAGTAATGTCTAAGGAAAATTGATTTCCACTCATTATAAAACAATTTACCCCTTAGCTGGGAGCAGATTTCATCAACTCAAAAGTAGTGAAATAGCGATGGCAGATtaacagattattttaatttattcactTTTAGTTTTCTAAAGAAGCAAGTatgagaaattataaaattattaggTTATTTTTTTAGATGTTTGAAATGCTTTCTAAGAAAGAATTTGGAATTCTGATCTGCCTATATGATGGAATATCATTGAGAATCAACTTCTATATAATTTAGTGTAATAAATCCAGACTATTTATAGTctaatgcatgaaaaaaaatatctaatctGCCTCTACATTGTactttttcaaaacatttacATACTTCTTGTATCTATTTGACTTAATACTTTAGGTGAAGTTTTTAAcatgtttgtattttctttttaacttagAAACAAACTTGAGATATATCATgtctaaaattatttcagtttaagCAATACTCTTTCACTGAGTTTTTGGCCACTGACCTCCACAAGAGCAATGGCCCATATCCTACCCACTGCAACTTTACATGTTAGAGATTCTCAAGAAACTAGTTAGATGTCAATTTAGTTAGATGTACTTGTGTAATGCCTTTTGTCTGGATCCTTGGATAGAGCCCTGTGAGTTCACATGTAACAGGATGAAACAGAAGGCAGATTGTATAGGCTACATTGAAGCATTCTGAGATACAAGTTGCATCACAGAGTAACATTATTCCTTCAGAAAATTCTACATTAACATATTTCTagtgctgctttcctgcagatCTCTCCCACAAAAGGCCTTAGCTAACTCAGGTGGCATGTCAAAGTTAAGTTGCTGCTGAttgacacagctcctgctggttTCCCTCATGTTCCTTCAAATATGCCAGACTTACAAATGGGCCCCATGGTCTTTCTATAGCATGTCCAGCAAAATTTCACAAAGTCATTTTAGCAGAAGTGTGTCAGATTATTCCCCTTTGGGTAGTTCTGCATAAAAGGACAATCTTAAAATTATTACCTCTATTTCTAAATGTAAACTGAtattaaacatatatttttttcctacagtccAGCTTCACTGACTGAAGAAGAGTTATGAGCAAgatgtgcatttttttcatgtttcttatTTCTAGATGTTAAACACAGAACAGGTAGAGTAGCTTTACTGATTTAGTGACTGTTGGCATTGAAATTAGTTATATTTCAGTCCATTAtctcaatattttgttttatcatCTTGAATAAGTAGCTGgatagcaatttaaaaatagatagATGTTTggcttttgggaaaaaaatcttctgccATGAAATAATTGAACAAGATTGCAATGtctgttaaaatgaaaaaaagaaaagtctcaAAGTCTGCTGAACTGATATGCCTAGCAGCAATGTCATTTCAGTTCTCTCCCTGCTAACTCCTTTATTCACCATCTCTCCTTTTATGCTTAAAGAAGCACCTTTAAGATCAGAGAATTTAAGTATAAATGGTCTCTGGTCTCataattttgatattttcacAGCCacaaaactgaatttgaaaCAACTAGTTCATTAATGCCATGGGGTTTTTAACTGTACTACCATGTGGATCACttaaaattgaataaaaaagTGTATCTCTCTTTTACATATGGCAAATTTTAGTGAATTCCTGAAAGTAACTTTGAGGAAAAATCATTACATTTTGTCAATAAAAAATTAGGATTCAGTAAGTTAAGTCAGGCAGCAGCAGCGATTTTCAAACAGTTCTACATTAATGACCACAATCTCTGCCAAGAACTTCATGATGAATCTTTtggaattaaaatgcaaaacaggATGAGATAAAAAGAAGGTCAAAGAGAACTTGGGTAAGACCTTATCAGGTAAGATTTTTCATTACTCTCCTCTTGTGTAATTTTTACTTTGGGTGCAAATGGATTGTAAAAGTTAATGATTTAAGAACAGCACAATCCCATGATGAAATCTTGCCCATAGTGTTTAAATACAGCTTGAAAGATTAAGAGCACTATGTGTTGAAACGTAGATTAATTACTAATTTTCTGATACATTCTATAAGAATCTATGAATAAAAGTGCAGGACTCTATTGGTTCCatagaaaaaatgaaaccatatgTAATTTATGCCATTATAAGTACTTGATCATTACTAacgaaaagaaaaaaaaacggCAGTGTCTCACTAGCTTGTAAAATTTCTCAAATACACACTTCTTCTGAATTGTAGAGCTTGAGAACTGTTAAATAAGGACCTGACTTGGACCATTAATAAGCACCATCTGTTAAATGGTCATATAAGATTTTTACATTGAGAAAGATTGTTTCAATGTTAGATTTTATGGATAGACTTTTTTAATCCCAATAATATTCTCCCCTTTTTTAAGTTTAAGTGTTGTGACTGGTTGAAATGTGTGCATCTTCATACAGAGAGACAGACAGTACAGTTTTTagcagtgtttatttttgttaaaaaaaaaaaaagaaaccaatgaATTTGAAAGGAAGTCATATCTGTCTTTTGATTGCacactttttaaacaaaaataatacaagatgaagaatgaaaaatacagtttttatgTTGCTATGTCAAAATAACACCTAAGACTATGAatgttcaaaattaaaatatatatacctAAATGCTAAAATGTCTATTTTACATTATCTACAAAATGTATGTTCTAATCCAGCCCCAAATCATAGGAAAATACTTTGATACATATGAAAAGCTATAAACATAAAGAAATTTTGAAGGGAAATACACATAAAAGCTCATTAAATAATTACAACAACAAATAAATAGTTTGTTCAGCTTTACTTTTTGATTGCTGCcatgcatattttaatttttggtatACTGAGATAAGAGAAAGGTGAGCAtgcaaagcacttttttttagAATTAATCTGAAAGCAGGTACAAGGTGTTGTATTTTAAGCTGTTGTCAGAAGATCATAAAACATGATATAAAAGGCAATAGATGTGATCAATGTTCTCAGGAAAACACACAACAAAGCATCATTTTACAAAATTGACTTCAGTGAATACTCTTGgcaaattttctttgtttccatggcTGGAGAAATTGTAAAAGTTTATAGTGTGGTTTTGGAAGGCTTGTATTATTCCCCATCTTGAGCATTTGGAGAATCACCCAAAAAGTCCATATGCTTAGAATGCCCCATTTGATTTTGGTAAAAGCAATAAGCTTGTAGTGTCAACTGAGAACACAGCAATGGCAGACTTGTCTTTAAGCAGTCAGAATGGTAAAGCAAATGGTTACAGGTAAGTTCAATTTTGGCACAAGGAGAGGGAGATGAGAGAGCAGAAAATGTTTGACTTCTAACTTGTACTATGCTTGCTGGATTTACtggctcttttcctttctttgtggTGCTGGATGGGTTTTGCTTGAGAGGTTCCCTCAAAGTTGTGGCTGGACTCATTGTGCTGCCTGGTGTATCGCTTGCACTTGCAGGCCGTGACCACAGTTATTTTGTAGGTTCTTATACTTCCATCCTGGCACTGAAGCTGGATCCTCTGAGTGCGAGTTTTGTCGTTGACACATCTCCACTCCTGAGAGCTCCGCCTGCTCCAGTACTTGGTTCCGTAACCTCCTCCAATCCAGTTGGGCAGCAGTGGCAAAGGGAGGCATTCACCAGCACACACCAGTTCTTTCAGGGGATTAATGCTGGTGCACTGGCCATCTGAGATGTACTTGGTGGATCTCAGTTCTCGACAACCAACTTGAACACGATCTGCAGAATGCATAGAACAAGAAACACTGAGATTCAGAATGGAGTGATTTCCTTAACCAGTCATTTCCACATTAACCAGGTATGTTTTACAGAAGTTAAAGTAGGCTGTAATCTTTACAGGACATCTCTCTGCTGTTGTGTCCCCCAACACAAGGGCCTCAAGTGCTGATGGTATCTCTGGATAATACCACAGCATAAAGAAATCCTAATGACATGCACCTCAGCAGTTGTGGTAGAAGAGGCAATTTTATTCTCTATACTTCTTGTCAGGGACATACcttttagaagagaaaaaatgccCCAAgggaagaaatgtttcctgctCGTTCTCAGTCTAGGGAATCTGCTCTGTGATGTTTCCAACAATTATGTTGGATCATTAGCAAGGGGGGAAACACTGCTTTGGAAACAgttgaaatgcttttaaattaatttcaaacagTGTGTTTCTTCTCATTCCATTGTTACAGTGGACTGAACTCTCCCATGAACTCTGCGGCTCCGAGCAGACACTGCAGAAGTGGTAACAGCTGATGTTACCAACGAATGGAGTTCTGCCTATGAAGTTTGAAGTTTGAATGATTAGCATCTTCAGCAACAATTTCAGAGGGGTCCTTTTGCCCTCAAGAGAGTACCATCTTTGTAACTGTAGTCTGTAGTCTGTATATTATATGTAACATAGAGGATCCTGCAAATTctctcaggcagctgacagAGTCAACATGCAGAGCTTCTCATACAGGCATGTTT belongs to Vidua macroura isolate BioBank_ID:100142 chromosome 1, ASM2450914v1, whole genome shotgun sequence and includes:
- the SOSTDC1 gene encoding sclerostin domain-containing protein 1; the encoded protein is MPNPSEYIKETFKSNFSYTEEAEGKVSSSFVRQPELVMLLPAIHFYGFLLACIFTRSYLAFKNDATEILYSHVVKPAAASPSSNSTLNQARNGGRHYTSTGSDRNNRVQVGCRELRSTKYISDGQCTSINPLKELVCAGECLPLPLLPNWIGGGYGTKYWSRRSSQEWRCVNDKTRTQRIQLQCQDGSIRTYKITVVTACKCKRYTRQHNESSHNFEGTSQAKPIQHHKERKRASKSSKHSTS